A genomic stretch from Telmatocola sphagniphila includes:
- a CDS encoding sensor histidine kinase: MPSAEQFTELAEVAGGFIHEIKNHIATLGLNLQLLAEDYENPQSPKERRIAERIQRLQTECTKITDISNDFLRFARAQELLRLEIVRLDDVVSEVIDFFQPTAQTMGIQLTWYPCGDSARVKIDPQVFKQAMLNLLINAKEAMPEGGEIILQDYIEGEFIRLDVIDTGSGIPTDQLEKIFKPFHTTKMGGTGLGLPTTRKVIEALGGSIEVQSEVGTGTKFSILLPILKSQIV; encoded by the coding sequence ATGCCATCCGCCGAGCAATTTACCGAATTGGCTGAAGTGGCGGGTGGCTTTATTCATGAAATCAAAAATCACATCGCCACGCTGGGGCTGAATTTGCAGCTTCTCGCGGAAGACTACGAAAATCCACAGTCTCCCAAGGAACGCCGCATTGCCGAGCGGATTCAGCGCCTCCAGACGGAATGCACGAAAATCACCGATATCTCCAATGATTTTCTGCGCTTTGCACGCGCTCAGGAACTCTTGCGATTGGAGATCGTCCGCCTCGATGATGTCGTTAGTGAAGTCATCGATTTCTTCCAGCCGACCGCACAGACCATGGGTATCCAACTCACCTGGTATCCCTGCGGCGACTCAGCGCGCGTCAAAATCGACCCGCAGGTTTTCAAGCAGGCGATGCTGAATTTGCTCATCAACGCCAAGGAGGCGATGCCGGAGGGCGGTGAGATTATCCTTCAGGATTACATCGAGGGAGAGTTCATTCGCCTGGACGTCATCGACACCGGTTCGGGAATTCCCACAGATCAACTCGAAAAGATTTTCAAACCCTTCCACACGACCAAGATGGGGGGAACCGGTCTGGGGTTGCCCACAACTCGAAAAGTGATCGAAGCACTCGGGGGATCCATCGAAGTTCAGAGTGAAGTGGGCACCGGAACGAAATTCTCTATCTTGCTACCGATTCTAAAAAGCCAAATTGTCTAA
- the fba gene encoding class II fructose-bisphosphate aldolase (catalyzes the reversible aldol condensation of dihydroxyacetonephosphate and glyceraldehyde 3-phosphate in the Calvin cycle, glycolysis, and/or gluconeogenesis), with product MPLVPMRLLLDHAAENNYGIAAFNVNNMEQIQAIMEAAKEIDAPVIVQASRGARSYSQDAYLRHLMLAAAELYPNIPIVMHQDHGNSPATCKSAIEQNFTSVMMDGSLAEDGKTPADYDYNVRVTAEVVQLAHKLGISVEGELGCLGSLESGMGEAEDGHGAEGVLDHSQLLTDPDQAADFVAKTKVDALAVAIGTSHGAYKFSKKPDGAVLNMDVIKKIHAKMPNTHMVMHGSSSVPQELQDILNKYGGKMKQTFGVPVEEIQLGIKFGVRKINVDTDNRMAITGAIRKVLMESPDKFDPRDYLKPAREAMKKVCKERMLAFGQGGQASKIKSISCKEYAKVYG from the coding sequence ATGCCATTGGTGCCGATGCGTCTCCTGTTGGACCATGCTGCGGAAAACAATTATGGAATTGCCGCATTCAACGTCAATAACATGGAACAAATTCAGGCGATCATGGAAGCGGCGAAAGAAATTGACGCTCCCGTGATCGTCCAGGCCTCCCGCGGCGCCCGCAGCTATTCCCAGGATGCCTACCTGCGTCACTTGATGCTGGCTGCGGCAGAACTCTATCCGAATATTCCCATCGTCATGCACCAGGACCACGGCAATAGCCCGGCTACCTGCAAAAGTGCTATCGAACAGAACTTTACCAGCGTCATGATGGACGGCTCTCTCGCCGAAGATGGCAAAACTCCGGCCGATTACGATTACAACGTCCGCGTCACGGCGGAAGTCGTGCAACTGGCCCATAAGCTCGGCATCTCGGTCGAAGGAGAACTCGGCTGCCTCGGTTCGCTCGAAAGCGGCATGGGTGAAGCCGAAGACGGCCACGGCGCCGAAGGCGTGCTCGATCACAGCCAGTTGCTGACCGATCCAGATCAGGCCGCTGATTTCGTGGCCAAGACGAAGGTCGATGCTCTGGCCGTAGCCATTGGCACCAGCCACGGTGCCTACAAGTTCAGCAAGAAGCCTGACGGCGCAGTGCTGAATATGGACGTAATCAAGAAGATTCACGCCAAGATGCCGAACACTCACATGGTGATGCACGGCTCCAGTAGCGTGCCGCAGGAATTGCAGGATATTCTGAACAAATACGGTGGAAAAATGAAGCAGACCTTCGGCGTTCCCGTCGAAGAGATTCAGCTCGGTATCAAGTTCGGCGTTCGCAAAATTAACGTCGACACCGACAACCGCATGGCCATCACGGGCGCTATCCGCAAAGTGCTGATGGAAAGCCCGGATAAGTTCGATCCGCGCGATTACCTCAAGCCGGCCCGCGAAGCCATGAAGAAAGTCTGCAAGGAACGCATGCTGGCTTTCGGTCAGGGCGGTCAGGCCAGCAAGATCAAGAGCATCAGCTGCAAAGAATACGCCAAGGTTTACGGTTGA
- a CDS encoding spinster family MFS transporter codes for MAYTPTGNGGPKEIHPGASKMLFLLLAINLFNYIDRQVLSATLSNIQLDLFNPNDPWLNRKLGSLTSAFLVVYMLTAPLFGVLGDKFSRWYLVGIGVIAWSLASGASGLAGAYIVLLLTRCFVGVGEAAYGPVAPSMLSDMYPVSHRGKVLSWFYLAIPVGSALGFVLGGAIAGSFGWRAAFYAVTFPGLILGLFCFFMKEPPRYKGPESAQKDTYWERVKKIWRIRSFRFCTLGMTCTTFVLGGVAAFAPKYIFERVGQLQITDKSIEKLVQLKAPSGEPLIPVDVIEQLNKLRSEEPLGIPQMNQLLKEKLTRTAFENYYPQIVSGAQAYKIVDGQEVPLSLSLSQINLYFGVLVVVCGLLATLLGGILGDYLRKYMQGAYFLVCGYSAMLAFPLFVGMVLVPFPYAWLLLAGAVFFLFFNTGPANAITANVTHSGVRATGFALNILIIHLFGDAISPFIMGWIADVWSWEIAMLAVSTLIFVAGAIWILGASGLEQDTTAAESLQFEDHSAKNE; via the coding sequence ATGGCCTACACACCGACCGGAAATGGCGGCCCGAAGGAAATACATCCCGGGGCATCCAAGATGCTGTTTCTTCTTCTGGCCATCAATCTCTTCAATTACATCGATCGACAGGTTCTCTCCGCCACACTTTCCAATATTCAACTCGATCTGTTCAATCCGAACGACCCGTGGCTGAATCGTAAACTCGGCTCGCTCACCAGTGCTTTTCTCGTGGTTTATATGCTGACGGCTCCGCTGTTCGGGGTGCTGGGGGATAAGTTTTCCCGCTGGTATCTTGTCGGAATTGGCGTCATCGCCTGGAGTCTGGCAAGTGGCGCCTCAGGTTTGGCCGGCGCTTATATCGTCCTGCTCTTGACCCGCTGTTTTGTGGGGGTGGGAGAGGCCGCTTATGGTCCGGTGGCGCCTTCGATGCTTTCGGATATGTACCCGGTCAGTCATCGGGGAAAAGTGCTTTCCTGGTTCTATCTGGCGATCCCAGTTGGAAGTGCTCTGGGCTTCGTTCTGGGTGGGGCCATAGCTGGATCCTTTGGCTGGCGGGCTGCATTTTATGCAGTCACTTTTCCCGGTCTGATTCTGGGGTTGTTCTGCTTCTTCATGAAGGAACCGCCGCGCTATAAAGGACCTGAATCCGCGCAAAAGGATACCTACTGGGAACGAGTGAAGAAAATCTGGCGAATCCGCTCCTTCAGATTCTGCACTCTCGGGATGACTTGCACGACCTTTGTGCTGGGGGGCGTGGCCGCCTTTGCGCCCAAGTACATATTCGAACGGGTCGGCCAACTGCAAATCACTGATAAATCGATCGAAAAACTGGTTCAGTTGAAGGCTCCGAGTGGGGAACCCTTGATCCCCGTCGATGTCATCGAGCAATTGAATAAGTTGCGCAGCGAGGAACCGCTGGGCATCCCGCAAATGAATCAGCTTCTCAAAGAAAAATTGACCCGGACCGCCTTTGAAAACTACTACCCTCAAATTGTCAGCGGTGCTCAAGCCTACAAGATTGTCGATGGCCAGGAAGTACCGTTGTCTCTATCGCTGAGCCAGATCAATCTCTATTTTGGCGTTTTGGTCGTTGTGTGCGGGTTGTTGGCTACGTTGCTGGGTGGAATCCTCGGAGATTATTTGCGAAAGTACATGCAGGGAGCTTACTTCCTGGTCTGCGGCTATTCGGCAATGCTCGCTTTCCCGCTGTTTGTGGGAATGGTTCTCGTTCCATTTCCTTATGCCTGGCTTTTGCTCGCCGGTGCGGTCTTCTTCCTCTTCTTCAATACCGGTCCGGCTAATGCGATAACTGCCAATGTGACCCATTCGGGCGTCCGAGCCACAGGCTTCGCGCTCAACATTCTGATCATTCACCTGTTCGGCGATGCTATTTCTCCCTTCATCATGGGGTGGATTGCCGACGTCTGGAGCTGGGAAATCGCCATGCTTGCGGTTTCCACCCTGATTTTTGTAGCCGGTGCGATCTGGATTCTCGGTGCTTCCGGCCTCGAACAGGACACGACCGCAGCCGAGTCTTTGCAATTCGAAGACCACTCGGCGAAGAACGAGTGA
- a CDS encoding PQQ-binding-like beta-propeller repeat protein — MIIRTFRFLYLVTLVAWSSPAFADNWPSWRGPDNLGISTEKNIPSEWSDEKNIAWKAKMPGIGASTPVVWGDKIFLSSEEGDSTVLLCLDAKDGKEIWKQKVGIVPKKPQFQAGENSAATSSPSTDGKHVWVAVGSGELACFDVAGKEIWKFNAQERYGKFKYQFGMHSTPVLYGDKLYWQLIHSIPGYVICIDAKTGEEVWKVVRKSDGIQENEHSYASTMIWHNGDKAYLLAHGNDYCTAHDLKDGSEIWRVTELNAKAKYDRTLRFVASPLATPELIIVPTAKRGPVVAVKPDAKGTFGPGSEFEQFRFETTPDVPSPLLKDGLVYLCSASGQLTCLDAKTGKAYYKNERFHEAKYRSSPVYADGKIYLSGHDGTVTVVKAGEKFEILAKNRLNDRVSASPVISNGRLYIRGFDNLYAIGTLKSTN, encoded by the coding sequence ATGATCATTCGAACGTTTCGATTTCTTTACCTGGTGACATTGGTTGCCTGGTCCAGCCCAGCATTCGCCGACAATTGGCCGTCCTGGCGCGGCCCGGACAATCTCGGGATTTCCACGGAGAAGAACATTCCTTCGGAGTGGTCCGATGAGAAAAACATCGCCTGGAAAGCGAAAATGCCTGGGATCGGAGCCTCGACTCCCGTCGTCTGGGGCGACAAGATTTTCTTGAGCAGTGAAGAGGGGGATAGCACGGTGCTGCTGTGCCTGGATGCCAAAGATGGTAAGGAGATCTGGAAGCAGAAGGTCGGGATTGTACCCAAGAAACCTCAATTCCAGGCCGGCGAGAATAGTGCTGCCACTTCTTCACCGAGCACCGATGGTAAGCATGTCTGGGTCGCCGTCGGCTCAGGAGAGTTGGCTTGCTTCGACGTCGCCGGAAAGGAAATCTGGAAGTTCAATGCCCAGGAACGATATGGCAAGTTCAAATATCAGTTCGGCATGCACAGCACCCCCGTTCTTTACGGCGATAAACTCTACTGGCAGTTGATTCACAGCATTCCCGGCTATGTGATCTGCATCGATGCGAAAACCGGTGAGGAAGTTTGGAAAGTCGTTCGCAAGAGCGATGGGATTCAGGAGAACGAGCATAGCTACGCATCGACGATGATCTGGCACAACGGCGATAAAGCCTATTTGCTGGCCCACGGCAACGATTACTGCACGGCCCACGATCTGAAAGATGGTTCTGAAATCTGGCGAGTTACGGAATTGAACGCCAAGGCCAAATACGATCGCACGCTGCGATTTGTCGCTTCTCCTTTAGCGACACCGGAATTGATTATTGTGCCGACGGCCAAGCGCGGTCCGGTAGTGGCCGTGAAGCCGGATGCGAAGGGAACTTTTGGTCCCGGCAGCGAATTCGAGCAATTCCGTTTTGAAACAACTCCCGACGTCCCCTCCCCCCTATTGAAAGACGGTCTGGTGTATTTGTGCTCCGCAAGCGGTCAGCTGACCTGCCTGGATGCTAAAACGGGTAAAGCCTATTACAAGAACGAGCGATTCCACGAAGCGAAATATCGCAGCTCGCCGGTCTATGCGGACGGTAAGATCTATCTCTCGGGTCACGATGGAACGGTCACTGTGGTTAAAGCGGGTGAGAAGTTCGAAATTCTCGCCAAAAATCGACTCAACGACCGCGTTTCGGCCTCGCCGGTAATTTCGAATGGCCGCCTGTATATCCGAGGTTTCGATAATCTTTACGCGATCGGTACTCTCAAGTCAACGAACTGA
- a CDS encoding PA0069 family radical SAM protein, whose translation MSVPPLHGRGISINPANRFIPIYREEGEEWRDPDDPAPQTRFFRDTTKSIFAKNESPDIPFELGINPYRGCEHGCVYCYARPTHEYLSLSCGLDFETQIFIKEDAPDLMRREFSKSSWKPQTISMSGVTDCYQPVELRLQITRRCLEVFAEFRNPVGIVTKNALVTRDIDLLKELAKYQAAVVFISVTTLDKELARVMEPRASAPEARLRAIEELAAAGIPVGTMVAPVIPGLTDHESPAILKAVKERGAITAAYQMLRLPYQVKELFITWLAQHFPERKLKVLNRILSVRDGKLNDWRFGHRMKGEGIWADLYRQQFLLHRERVGLEPYGPSLSTEHFRDPTRLF comes from the coding sequence ATGAGTGTTCCACCACTTCACGGACGAGGGATCAGCATCAACCCCGCGAATCGCTTTATCCCGATCTATCGGGAAGAGGGCGAAGAATGGCGGGATCCGGACGATCCTGCACCTCAAACTCGCTTTTTTCGAGACACTACCAAATCGATTTTCGCCAAAAACGAAAGCCCAGACATCCCTTTTGAACTGGGGATAAACCCATACCGGGGCTGCGAGCATGGTTGTGTATATTGTTACGCCCGGCCGACGCACGAATATCTCAGCCTCTCCTGCGGACTCGATTTCGAGACGCAGATTTTCATCAAGGAAGATGCGCCGGACTTGATGCGCAGGGAGTTTTCCAAATCAAGTTGGAAGCCACAAACCATCAGCATGTCAGGGGTTACGGATTGCTATCAACCGGTGGAACTCCGACTCCAGATCACCCGCCGTTGTCTTGAAGTGTTCGCGGAGTTTCGCAATCCTGTTGGAATAGTTACCAAGAACGCGCTTGTGACTCGGGATATTGATCTACTGAAGGAACTTGCGAAATATCAGGCGGCAGTGGTTTTCATTTCGGTTACAACGCTGGATAAAGAACTCGCCCGGGTCATGGAACCGCGGGCTTCCGCACCAGAAGCTCGTCTGCGCGCTATCGAAGAACTTGCCGCAGCCGGGATCCCTGTGGGAACGATGGTTGCTCCGGTCATTCCTGGTCTAACCGATCATGAAAGCCCAGCGATTCTGAAGGCCGTGAAGGAGCGGGGAGCCATTACAGCGGCCTATCAGATGCTTAGGTTACCCTATCAGGTCAAGGAATTATTCATCACCTGGCTGGCCCAGCACTTCCCAGAGCGAAAGTTGAAAGTATTAAATCGGATTCTGTCCGTGCGGGACGGCAAACTGAACGATTGGCGATTCGGACATCGGATGAAGGGAGAAGGCATCTGGGCAGACTTGTACCGGCAGCAGTTCCTGTTGCATCGCGAACGGGTGGGTCTTGAACCCTATGGTCCGAGCTTGAGTACCGAACACTTTCGGGACCCTACCCGCCTCTTCTGA
- a CDS encoding PPC domain-containing protein yields the protein MHQRQLAAFLVLSLTSLAVAQKKPDSPAPASTVSLSPQAPVISPAFPHGLSRGTKSELKISGSKLETAKAVWASFPVQASVKAKSAQEVTLTLDVSKEASVGYHHLRVITEFGISNAILICVDDLPQVLQTSGHQDKKTPQKLTIPCVVAGKVDEDKSDWYSFTVSPGQRLSFETLGHRLGNPIDPILKLYSAATGLEIPGTYSDDPPGLQNDARITHTFAEAGEYLIEMRDTQYRGGPNHHYRLRIGDFPVGQVVEPLYIQAGKKATVQFPGASITKVLGVEVTAPATSLTGAIAVVPKIGELSGWPLQVRISDVPELLEKAPNNKPTEAMQLPVPCGVSAGFQSKGDVDYYRFPAKKGVKYLISAETFDINTPAEVYLQLLDKDQKQLAKSDPMQTTARLEYAATSDTELFIKAEHLNYLFGPAELYHLIVREDEPDFELILPLDRCEASMMTGTLLPVAIKRKNYGGEIRLSVEGPEQVIGSVVVPANSNQALLPIQLTGSDLKPAYVFGVLGEIVINGQVKRRYADRLEAVRKEMDNLLHPPIPITRQVAVAVISSPPIRGTIQLSSPTFKSDKPLECTIKLERSAAATEEVNVALVGLPEGVTANVKPIGKGETQAKFTLKVDPKLPAGRLPFGVRFTTKIAGKDMVSYSPLVESLIAK from the coding sequence ATGCACCAACGCCAACTCGCAGCGTTTCTCGTTCTTTCTTTGACATCCTTGGCCGTGGCTCAAAAAAAGCCCGATTCTCCCGCGCCGGCTTCGACAGTAAGTCTTTCGCCGCAGGCACCGGTAATTTCACCGGCGTTTCCACATGGCCTATCCCGCGGCACCAAATCGGAATTAAAAATTTCCGGAAGCAAACTGGAAACTGCCAAAGCGGTTTGGGCCAGTTTCCCGGTGCAGGCGTCCGTTAAAGCCAAATCGGCGCAGGAAGTGACGCTGACACTCGATGTCTCGAAAGAGGCCTCGGTGGGTTACCACCATTTGCGCGTGATTACCGAATTTGGTATTTCGAATGCGATTCTCATTTGCGTGGACGACTTGCCTCAGGTTTTGCAGACGTCCGGCCATCAGGACAAGAAAACGCCTCAAAAACTGACGATTCCCTGTGTAGTGGCTGGTAAAGTCGACGAGGATAAGAGCGACTGGTACAGCTTCACCGTATCTCCCGGCCAACGACTCAGTTTCGAAACCCTCGGCCATAGACTCGGTAATCCGATCGATCCCATTTTAAAGCTTTATAGTGCCGCTACCGGTCTCGAAATCCCGGGAACTTATAGTGACGATCCACCCGGTTTGCAGAACGATGCCCGAATTACCCATACTTTTGCCGAGGCCGGCGAGTATCTGATCGAAATGCGCGATACGCAATATCGGGGCGGCCCCAACCATCACTATCGGTTGCGAATCGGCGATTTTCCCGTCGGGCAAGTCGTCGAACCCCTGTACATTCAGGCAGGGAAAAAAGCGACAGTTCAATTCCCCGGAGCCAGCATAACGAAAGTGCTCGGGGTTGAAGTGACTGCTCCTGCAACTTCGCTTACCGGAGCCATTGCGGTAGTCCCGAAAATCGGCGAACTTTCGGGCTGGCCCTTGCAGGTTCGAATTTCGGACGTGCCGGAACTTTTGGAGAAAGCGCCCAACAATAAGCCGACGGAAGCGATGCAGCTTCCAGTGCCCTGTGGAGTCTCGGCCGGTTTTCAGTCCAAGGGAGATGTCGATTACTATCGTTTCCCCGCCAAAAAGGGGGTGAAATACCTCATCTCCGCAGAAACCTTCGACATCAATACCCCGGCCGAGGTCTATCTGCAACTTTTGGACAAAGATCAGAAACAACTTGCCAAGAGCGACCCGATGCAAACTACCGCTCGTCTCGAGTACGCTGCAACGAGCGATACCGAACTGTTCATCAAGGCGGAACACCTGAATTATCTTTTCGGACCGGCCGAGTTATATCACTTGATAGTGCGGGAAGATGAACCCGATTTCGAGCTGATACTTCCCCTCGACCGCTGCGAAGCTTCGATGATGACCGGGACACTGCTTCCGGTGGCCATTAAACGGAAAAACTATGGGGGAGAAATTCGACTTTCTGTCGAAGGGCCCGAGCAAGTGATCGGAAGTGTCGTAGTTCCAGCCAATTCCAATCAGGCTTTGCTTCCGATCCAACTGACTGGTTCCGATTTGAAGCCGGCCTATGTCTTCGGCGTCCTAGGCGAGATCGTGATTAATGGTCAAGTAAAACGACGCTATGCGGATCGATTGGAGGCCGTGCGAAAAGAGATGGATAATCTCTTACATCCTCCCATTCCCATTACCCGGCAGGTGGCCGTGGCGGTAATTTCCTCGCCACCGATCCGCGGGACCATTCAATTGAGTTCTCCCACCTTCAAGAGCGATAAGCCGCTGGAATGCACCATCAAACTGGAGCGGAGTGCAGCCGCTACCGAGGAAGTGAATGTTGCGTTAGTCGGTCTGCCCGAAGGTGTTACCGCTAACGTGAAACCAATCGGGAAAGGGGAGACCCAAGCCAAATTCACATTGAAGGTCGATCCCAAATTGCCGGCCGGGCGATTGCCCTTTGGAGTTCGTTTCACAACGAAGATCGCCGGGAAGGATATGGTTTCCTATTCCCCGCTTGTGGAATCATTGATCGCCAAGTGA
- a CDS encoding LL-diaminopimelate aminotransferase, with protein MADQPSSSTAADPWFQNLFAERIGGAKYGKGTEIYKFEKIKRAKRKALAEHPERKLLDFGIGENDDMAAASVREVMKKEIDKVENRGYADNGIANYKEAAAEFMQRQFGVKLDPITEICHAIGSKPAYAMLPAVFINPGDVTLMTVPGYPVAGTHTRYYGGEVHRLPLLEKNGFFPDLDGIPADIKKRAKLMVINFPNSPTGAVATKEFYKKVIEFAHQNQIVIVQDAAHILLTFSGEPFSFLQMDGAKEVGVEVHSMSKGFNMIGWRLGFVCGHPKIVQAFADVKDNSDSGQFMAIQHAAAAALRNPEIPIQIWEKYRRRIKKLVDALNAVGFQAKMPGGSYFLYAKAPISAGELKFQNAEEVSTFLIHEQSVCCVPWDDAGPYLRFSATYIAKDEAEEDQLMKETVERLGRLKLQFA; from the coding sequence ATGGCGGACCAGCCTTCATCCAGTACTGCGGCAGATCCCTGGTTTCAAAATCTCTTCGCCGAGCGCATCGGTGGTGCGAAATATGGTAAAGGCACCGAGATCTACAAATTCGAAAAGATCAAACGAGCGAAACGGAAAGCTCTGGCGGAGCACCCGGAGCGTAAACTGCTGGATTTTGGCATCGGCGAAAATGACGATATGGCCGCGGCCTCAGTCCGCGAGGTCATGAAAAAGGAAATCGACAAAGTCGAAAACCGCGGTTATGCCGACAACGGCATTGCCAATTACAAGGAAGCCGCCGCTGAGTTCATGCAGCGTCAATTTGGCGTAAAACTCGACCCGATTACGGAAATTTGCCACGCGATTGGCTCCAAACCGGCTTATGCGATGCTGCCCGCCGTGTTCATCAACCCGGGCGATGTCACTCTAATGACCGTTCCAGGTTATCCCGTGGCCGGTACCCACACCCGCTACTATGGCGGCGAAGTGCATCGGCTGCCCCTTTTGGAAAAGAATGGTTTTTTCCCGGACCTCGATGGCATCCCGGCCGATATCAAAAAACGCGCGAAATTGATGGTTATCAATTTCCCTAACAGTCCCACCGGAGCTGTGGCGACCAAGGAATTTTACAAAAAGGTCATCGAGTTCGCGCATCAGAATCAGATCGTGATCGTACAGGATGCCGCCCACATTCTGCTGACCTTCAGCGGCGAGCCCTTCAGTTTCCTCCAAATGGACGGTGCCAAGGAAGTTGGAGTAGAAGTCCATTCGATGTCGAAGGGCTTCAACATGATCGGCTGGCGACTGGGATTCGTCTGCGGGCATCCCAAAATCGTCCAGGCCTTCGCCGACGTCAAGGACAATAGTGACTCAGGCCAGTTCATGGCTATCCAGCATGCGGCGGCAGCGGCACTGAGAAATCCGGAAATTCCCATCCAGATCTGGGAAAAGTATCGCCGTCGTATCAAGAAATTGGTCGATGCTTTGAACGCTGTGGGATTCCAGGCCAAGATGCCCGGAGGGTCTTATTTCCTCTATGCCAAGGCTCCGATTTCGGCGGGCGAGCTGAAATTCCAGAATGCCGAGGAGGTCAGCACTTTTCTCATTCACGAACAGTCGGTCTGTTGCGTGCCCTGGGATGACGCGGGTCCCTATCTGCGTTTCTCGGCGACCTACATCGCCAAGGATGAGGCCGAGGAAGATCAGCTGATGAAAGAAACTGTGGAGCGACTGGGTCGCCTGAAGCTTCAATTTGCCTAA
- a CDS encoding SDR family oxidoreductase, whose amino-acid sequence MKIVITGATRGLGRALVAPLAKKGHTVYGCGRNEANIASLSAAFPAPHDFEALDVRDFRAVQRWASRILLSVGSPDLLINNAAVMTTPANLWEVSEEEFSRLIDVNIKGVANVIRAFVPAMVSQKRGVIVNLSSGWGRSTSPQVAPYCASKYAIEGLTKALAQELPPGMCAVPLNPGTIDTDMLRQAWADTASNYPKPEAWAEKAVQLLLGLSAKDNGKSLSVL is encoded by the coding sequence ATGAAGATTGTCATTACGGGAGCGACTCGCGGGCTTGGTCGAGCCTTGGTTGCACCGCTGGCAAAAAAGGGGCACACGGTTTACGGTTGCGGCCGAAATGAGGCGAACATCGCCTCTCTTTCCGCCGCTTTCCCGGCCCCACACGATTTTGAGGCACTGGATGTTCGCGATTTTCGGGCGGTTCAGCGCTGGGCGAGTCGAATTCTGCTCTCCGTCGGCTCGCCCGATCTGCTCATTAATAACGCTGCTGTTATGACCACTCCGGCCAATCTCTGGGAAGTCTCCGAGGAAGAATTTTCACGTTTAATTGATGTGAACATAAAAGGTGTGGCCAACGTCATTCGGGCTTTCGTACCGGCGATGGTCTCACAAAAGCGGGGAGTGATCGTCAACTTATCCTCGGGTTGGGGGCGTTCGACTTCGCCACAGGTAGCCCCCTACTGCGCCAGCAAATATGCAATTGAAGGTTTGACTAAGGCCCTGGCTCAGGAATTGCCACCCGGAATGTGTGCCGTCCCTTTGAATCCGGGTACGATTGATACGGACATGTTAAGACAGGCTTGGGCGGACACGGCCAGTAACTATCCAAAACCGGAAGCCTGGGCCGAAAAGGCGGTTCAGCTACTTCTCGGGTTATCCGCAAAGGATAACGGTAAGTCCTTATCTGTACTGTAA
- a CDS encoding collagen-binding domain-containing protein: protein MLATKKVTLNLTALESRALMATNVLGVASGYNGFFFNNYDASYSDVQGKLAAGGNVSLTGYSVGDKISNAGPELVVGGNLNFTNGQVDGGGVTYGGTLTTKWFGTNGGTISQKSGVVDFAAAQASLTSTSEALANKPSNGTVVNQWGGLILTGTSTGTNYFSLNASQLSSSWGITINAPAGSTVIVNVHGMSASMKFMGFQLQGGVTADHVLLNFVDAQSLVLDGVGIQGSILAPNANVKFDNGQINGTLVANSMCGYGQLNWVPPNIEVCGCLYNPTQPASLSGSISTSICGCGQVHVQLINQTTGAVVGDVMVSKGGTFSFAAVPPGVYKLTASRAHGTIHATAGNAGGNLMAGDTATIYNIDLTSGAKATGYSFGA from the coding sequence ATGTTAGCAACTAAAAAAGTTACGTTAAATTTGACCGCTTTGGAATCTCGCGCCCTGATGGCAACGAACGTTCTGGGCGTCGCTTCGGGATACAACGGTTTCTTTTTCAATAATTACGATGCGTCATATTCCGACGTCCAGGGAAAGCTGGCCGCCGGGGGGAATGTTTCGCTGACGGGTTACTCCGTGGGCGACAAAATCTCCAACGCCGGTCCGGAACTGGTCGTCGGAGGTAACCTGAACTTTACCAACGGACAAGTGGACGGCGGCGGTGTAACATATGGCGGCACCCTGACCACTAAATGGTTTGGGACGAATGGCGGAACCATCAGCCAGAAGTCGGGAGTCGTTGACTTTGCGGCGGCTCAGGCATCATTGACTAGCACTTCGGAAGCCCTCGCGAACAAGCCCTCCAACGGAACCGTGGTCAATCAGTGGGGTGGACTCATCCTCACTGGAACCAGCACGGGCACCAATTACTTCTCGCTCAATGCCTCCCAGCTATCCAGCTCCTGGGGTATTACGATTAATGCACCGGCAGGATCCACGGTTATCGTGAATGTGCACGGAATGTCGGCCAGCATGAAGTTCATGGGCTTCCAACTCCAGGGCGGCGTTACCGCCGATCACGTTCTGTTGAATTTCGTCGATGCTCAATCGCTGGTGCTGGACGGAGTAGGAATTCAAGGAAGCATTCTCGCACCCAACGCGAATGTAAAATTTGACAACGGCCAGATCAACGGAACGTTGGTAGCCAATTCGATGTGCGGCTACGGCCAGTTGAACTGGGTGCCACCGAATATCGAAGTCTGCGGCTGTCTGTACAACCCGACTCAACCTGCCAGCTTATCCGGTAGCATCTCCACATCGATTTGTGGGTGCGGCCAGGTGCATGTTCAGTTGATCAATCAGACCACCGGAGCCGTCGTTGGAGATGTAATGGTTTCCAAGGGGGGGACTTTCTCGTTCGCTGCCGTACCTCCCGGTGTTTATAAGCTGACGGCTTCCCGGGCACATGGCACCATACACGCCACCGCTGGAAACGCAGGGGGCAATTTGATGGCAGGCGACACGGCGACGATTTATAACATCGATTTGACCAGTGGGGCCAAGGCGACCGGTTACAGTTTCGGTGCCTAA